A genomic stretch from Xenopus laevis strain J_2021 chromosome 6S, Xenopus_laevis_v10.1, whole genome shotgun sequence includes:
- the mafa.S gene encoding transcription factor MafA, whose amino-acid sequence MASDLAMSSDLPNSPLAIEYVNDFDLMKFEVKKEPPEAERFCHRLPPGSLSSTPLSTPCSSVPSSPSFCAPSPGAQSSVNPNNPNAAGKPQLEDLYWMSNYQHHLNPEALNLTPEDAVEALIGNPHHHHHHHQGYESFRGQQYPGEEMAPSGHHHQLHHHHHHNHHLRVEDRFSDDQLVSMSVRELNRQLRGFSKEEVIRLKQKRRTLKNRGYAQSCRYKRVQQRHILESEKCQLQSQVEQLKQEASRLAKERDVYKDKYEKLASRSFTPRESPPQANPPKASADFFM is encoded by the coding sequence ATGGCCTCTGATCTGGCGATGAGCTCAGACTTGCCCAACAGTCCACTCGCCATCGAATATGTCAACGATTTTGATTTGATGAAATTTGAGGTCAAGAAGGAGCCCCCAGAAGCCGAGAGATTCTGCCACCGCCTGCCCCCCGGTTCATTGTCTTCCACTCCCCTCAGCACCCCTTGTTCTTCTGTGCCTTCCTCCCCCAGCTTCTGTGCCCCCAGCCCTGGGGCGCAATCCAGTGTGAACCCCAACAACCCCAACGCGGCCGGCAAACCCCAACTGGAGGACCTTTACTGGATGTCTAACTACCAGCACCACCTCAACCCCGAGGCCCTCAACCTCACCCCAGAAGATGCAGTGGAGGCTTTAATTGGGAAcccccatcatcatcatcatcaccaccagGGCTATGAGAGCTTCAGGGGGCAGCAGTACCCGGGGGAAGAGATGGCACCATCTGGGCACCACCACCAGctccaccatcatcatcatcacaaccATCACCTCAGGGTAGAAGACCGGTTCTCCGACGATCAGTTGGTCAGTATGTCCGTGAGGGAACTGAACAGGCAGCTCAGGGGCTTCAGCAAAGAGGAGGTGATTCGTCTCAAGCAGAAGAGAAGGACCTTGAAGAACAGGGGTTACGCCCAATCCTGCAGGTACAAGCGGGTCCAGCAGCGGCACATTCTGGAGTCGGAGAAGTGTCAGCTCCAGAGCCAAGTGGAGCAGCTGAAGCAGGAGGCATCCAGACTGGCCAAGGAGCGGGATGTGTACAAAGACAAGTATGAGAAACTGGCCAGCAGGAGTTTTACCCCCAGGGAATCCCCCCCACAGGCCAATCCTCCCAAAGCCTCCGCCGACTTCTTCATGTGA